The Desulfovermiculus halophilus DSM 18834 genome has a window encoding:
- a CDS encoding outer membrane beta-barrel protein: MNKVWYLFLVLGVSWAMIGSAQAADGTFSEFEQQVGVYGVYQDTDDLDEGYGGGLHYAVFTPVAKPRVSLLKSVDLGLDLRGEYITDLDSGHIDTDMYPIQANLLLRTQFTNGLSAYGGGGVGYVWFDEDDGNLDDEYTYSALVGLDQKITSNLSLFVEGEYMWLEPDDDGRGGDIDMDGFGVNAGINYNF, from the coding sequence ATGAACAAGGTATGGTATCTCTTTCTGGTACTTGGTGTCAGCTGGGCCATGATTGGCAGTGCACAGGCCGCTGACGGAACGTTCTCTGAATTCGAACAGCAGGTTGGTGTTTACGGTGTGTATCAGGACACTGATGATCTTGATGAAGGATACGGTGGGGGACTTCACTATGCAGTCTTCACTCCTGTGGCCAAACCAAGAGTCTCACTCCTGAAAAGCGTGGATCTGGGCTTAGATTTGCGGGGTGAATACATCACAGATCTGGACAGCGGGCATATTGATACTGACATGTACCCGATACAAGCCAATCTGTTGCTCAGAACACAATTTACGAATGGACTGAGCGCTTATGGAGGGGGTGGAGTAGGCTATGTCTGGTTCGATGAGGACGACGGAAACCTGGACGACGAATATACATACTCTGCCTTGGTCGGCCTAGATCAAAAGATCACCTCAAACTTATCCCTGTTTGTAGAAGGTGAATATATGTGGCTGGAACCAGATGACGATGGAAGAGGCGGGGATATTGACATGGATGGCTTTGGTGTGAACGCCGGCATCAACTATAATTTCTAG
- a CDS encoding CD3072 family TudS-related putative desulfidase, with protein sequence MLITCHCVINANAKVPPLATVGGVFTDSVSEYIQSGCGFLQLPCPEVTYLGMNRWGMTKEQYDHPNFRRHCREILIYPMVHIQASVQAGYEIVGVLGMDKSPNCGLNLTCRGYTGGELGSVDQVVHQMNGTHRPWPF encoded by the coding sequence ATACTTATCACCTGCCACTGCGTAATAAACGCCAACGCCAAGGTTCCGCCTCTGGCCACAGTTGGGGGCGTATTCACAGACTCGGTCTCTGAGTACATTCAGTCTGGATGCGGCTTCCTGCAACTGCCCTGTCCGGAAGTCACCTATCTGGGCATGAACCGATGGGGCATGACCAAGGAACAATACGACCACCCCAATTTTCGCCGGCATTGCCGGGAAATTTTGATCTATCCCATGGTTCATATTCAGGCCTCTGTGCAGGCCGGATACGAAATCGTCGGAGTCTTGGGCATGGACAAGAGTCCCAATTGCGGTCTGAATCTGACCTGTCGTGGATATACAGGAGGCGAGCTGGGCTCTGTTGATCAGGTTGTGCACCAGATGAATGGCACACATCGTCCATGGCCTTTTTGA
- a CDS encoding acyl-CoA dehydratase activase — MRCAGIDIGSRSIELVIVENGRIVDQEQTDTGFDPLRGVTTVLQGKAYDCILATGYGRNLFEVSYETPTVTEIKAYARGVWHHLPGHKAILDIGGQDSKAIALTDKGRVKKFEMNDRCAAGTGKFLEIMASALGFSLQDFGAEALRAEKSLNISSMCTVFAESEVTSLIAKGQDPREIALGLHAAVVRRAVSMLRRVSSNLDSVVFAGGVANNPCMRELLADSLGVDVQVPETPQMTGALGAALLARES, encoded by the coding sequence ATGCGCTGTGCAGGAATAGACATCGGCTCCCGGAGTATTGAGCTGGTTATTGTTGAAAACGGACGGATCGTGGATCAGGAACAGACGGATACCGGGTTTGATCCCTTACGCGGGGTCACGACAGTGCTTCAGGGCAAAGCATACGACTGCATCCTGGCCACCGGCTACGGCCGCAACCTGTTCGAGGTTTCATATGAAACACCCACAGTGACCGAGATCAAGGCCTATGCTCGAGGCGTATGGCACCACTTGCCGGGACACAAGGCCATCTTGGACATCGGCGGCCAGGATAGCAAGGCCATTGCCCTGACTGACAAAGGGAGAGTCAAAAAATTCGAGATGAACGACCGCTGTGCGGCCGGAACCGGCAAGTTTCTGGAGATCATGGCATCGGCCCTGGGGTTTTCTTTGCAGGATTTCGGAGCTGAGGCCTTAAGGGCTGAAAAGTCTCTAAACATCAGCAGCATGTGCACAGTGTTTGCCGAGTCTGAGGTCACTTCCTTGATCGCCAAAGGCCAAGATCCCAGGGAAATCGCCCTTGGGCTGCATGCAGCCGTGGTCCGCAGGGCGGTAAGCATGCTGCGCCGGGTCAGCAGCAACCTGGACAGTGTGGTCTTTGCCGGTGGCGTGGCCAACAATCCCTGCATGCGGGAGCTGTTGGCCGACAGCTTGGGAGTCGATGTCCAGGTCCCGGAGACACCGCAGATGACCGGGGCCCTGGGGGCGGCTCTTCTGGCCCGGGAAAGCTAA
- a CDS encoding PHP domain-containing protein, with protein sequence MLFDLHVHSTISSCSNLPLQDIVHHAQDNGLDGVCITDHDTMAARQLVTEGVQGNGLVVIIGQEYTTRQGDFLLFGPYENLPLGLSAEKVLGHVRATGGAAIGAHPFRNRRGVDRDLIRSGLCPILEQENGRNTALENAQTRTWFTRYPLIPVAGSDAHSLEELGRFPVRFPSPIHSRMDLVSALISGRGIPVPVASKSFSPALASCA encoded by the coding sequence ATGCTATTTGATCTCCACGTCCACAGCACTATTTCTTCGTGCAGCAATCTTCCCCTGCAAGACATAGTACATCATGCTCAGGACAATGGTCTGGACGGGGTGTGTATCACCGACCACGATACCATGGCCGCAAGGCAACTGGTAACCGAGGGAGTGCAGGGCAACGGGTTGGTGGTGATTATCGGCCAGGAATACACCACCCGGCAAGGAGACTTTCTGCTTTTCGGCCCGTATGAAAATCTCCCCCTCGGACTCAGCGCCGAAAAGGTGCTGGGACATGTTCGGGCCACCGGCGGAGCGGCCATAGGCGCCCATCCCTTCCGCAACAGACGCGGTGTTGATCGTGATTTGATCCGCTCCGGGCTCTGCCCCATCCTTGAACAGGAAAACGGCCGGAATACGGCCCTGGAAAACGCTCAGACCCGGACCTGGTTTACTCGCTATCCGCTTATTCCGGTTGCCGGAAGCGATGCCCACAGCCTGGAGGAGCTGGGCCGCTTTCCAGTCCGCTTCCCCAGTCCAATCCACAGCCGTATGGACCTTGTCTCGGCCCTGATTTCCGGCCGGGGCATTCCGGTTCCTGTCGCATCGAAAAGCTTCAGCCCGGCATTGGCCTCTTGCGCGTGA
- a CDS encoding nicotinate-nucleotide adenylyltransferase yields MSFAQTILSRKTGVIHGRFQILHNDHMAYLLAGKDECEHLVVGITNPDPSQTAKDDTDPERSDSRANPLSYFERLLLVKCALVDAGLGEADFSVTPLPINFPEHYSAYVPMQATFFLTIYDQWGRRKLEYFHSLGLTTKVLWERSPETKGISGSHIRQAMAVGQPWEHLVPESTAVLCKAWGLPEKLRTELARN; encoded by the coding sequence ATGAGCTTCGCCCAGACCATTCTTTCTCGAAAAACCGGGGTTATCCACGGCCGGTTCCAGATTTTGCACAATGATCATATGGCCTATCTACTGGCCGGGAAGGATGAATGCGAGCATCTGGTGGTGGGAATCACCAACCCGGATCCCAGTCAGACGGCAAAGGATGATACAGATCCGGAACGCTCCGATTCCCGGGCCAATCCCCTCAGCTATTTTGAACGTCTTCTTCTGGTCAAGTGTGCCTTGGTGGATGCCGGTCTGGGGGAAGCAGATTTTTCGGTCACGCCCCTGCCGATCAATTTTCCGGAACACTATTCAGCCTATGTACCCATGCAGGCCACGTTCTTTCTGACCATTTATGACCAGTGGGGACGGCGCAAGCTGGAATATTTTCATTCCCTGGGGCTTACAACCAAGGTCCTGTGGGAGCGTTCCCCTGAAACAAAGGGCATCAGCGGCAGTCACATCCGGCAGGCCATGGCTGTGGGTCAACCTTGGGAGCATCTGGTGCCGGAGAGCACGGCTGTTCTGTGCAAGGCTTGGGGGCTGCCGGAGAAGCTGCGGACGGAATTGGCAAGGAACTAG
- a CDS encoding alkaline phosphatase family protein: MSPSKCLFIILDGLGDRQYPELEDQTPLQAAHTPNLDRLARLGGNGLYHPGRLGEPFPSESAHFALFGYPQALFPGRGPLEAIGAGIELAEGEVAVLTHFVSAEKRDGVLFVRWDRPQEVDEHEIQAVFDQAAAGFEHRGVEISLHRTRGLFGVLVLRGEVSPRITDSNPMRDMAPASDVVPWSEAGSNVQAEATAEALRTYLRRTFHALECCEVQISRRQRGLAPINALVTQRAGRMRAVPSFPSRTGLKGASIASGAMFGGLAGLVGLDAHDVQKVRDVQADFAARLRLAGELLPRYDFIHVHTKAPDQAAHSKDCRAKREVIEALDRALAAHMPMLAQDPNILTVIASDHSTPSSGPMIHSGEPVPVIMRGETIRRDQVQAFDEICAAGGCLGLMRDTELFQTVLNGLNKAKLQGIRESAEERLFWPGPASDLLLDEGDW; this comes from the coding sequence ATGTCTCCCTCCAAATGCCTATTTATCATCCTGGACGGTCTGGGTGACCGGCAATATCCCGAGCTTGAGGACCAAACACCCCTTCAGGCCGCGCATACTCCCAATCTGGACCGATTAGCGCGCCTCGGAGGCAATGGCCTGTATCATCCCGGGCGCCTGGGAGAGCCATTCCCCAGCGAAAGCGCTCACTTCGCCCTATTCGGCTACCCCCAGGCCCTGTTCCCCGGCCGGGGCCCGCTGGAAGCCATTGGTGCGGGGATTGAGCTGGCTGAGGGCGAGGTGGCTGTCCTAACCCATTTCGTGAGTGCCGAAAAAAGGGATGGTGTGCTGTTTGTGCGCTGGGATCGTCCGCAAGAGGTTGACGAACACGAGATCCAGGCCGTGTTTGATCAGGCGGCGGCCGGATTTGAGCACCGGGGGGTCGAGATCAGCCTGCATCGAACCAGGGGGCTTTTCGGAGTTCTGGTCCTCCGGGGAGAGGTCAGCCCACGGATTACGGACAGCAATCCTATGCGGGACATGGCCCCGGCCTCTGATGTCGTTCCCTGGAGCGAGGCTGGGAGCAATGTTCAGGCCGAAGCGACGGCCGAGGCTTTGCGGACCTATCTGCGCCGGACGTTCCATGCTCTGGAGTGCTGTGAGGTACAAATCTCCCGCAGACAGCGGGGACTGGCCCCAATCAACGCCCTGGTCACCCAGCGGGCCGGGCGGATGAGAGCTGTGCCGTCCTTTCCATCCCGCACCGGCCTGAAAGGGGCAAGTATCGCCTCCGGAGCCATGTTTGGGGGCTTGGCCGGGCTGGTCGGCCTGGATGCGCATGATGTGCAAAAAGTCAGGGATGTGCAAGCTGACTTCGCCGCCCGCCTGCGTTTGGCTGGCGAGCTCCTGCCGAGGTACGACTTCATTCATGTGCATACCAAGGCCCCGGACCAGGCGGCCCACAGCAAGGACTGCCGGGCTAAGCGGGAGGTTATTGAGGCCCTGGACCGGGCGCTCGCTGCCCACATGCCCATGCTGGCCCAGGATCCGAACATACTCACGGTCATCGCCTCGGATCACAGCACTCCGAGCAGCGGACCCATGATCCATTCCGGGGAGCCGGTGCCGGTGATAATGCGCGGGGAGACCATCCGCCGGGACCAGGTGCAGGCCTTTGATGAGATCTGTGCTGCCGGCGGCTGCTTGGGCCTGATGCGGGATACGGAGCTGTTTCAAACCGTGCTCAACGGGCTGAACAAAGCCAAACTGCAAGGGATTCGGGAATCGGCTGAGGAGAGGCTCTTTTGGCCTGGTCCGGCTTCGGACTTGTTGTTGGATGAAGGGGATTGGTAG